From a single Nitrospira lenta genomic region:
- a CDS encoding SDR family oxidoreductase produces the protein MSPPIDRAIVITGASTGIGAACAWHLDRLGFTVLAGVRRIEDGESLRAQGSARLQPMLLDVTDAGSIERARRQIAEQVGPRGLAGLVNNAGIAVAGPLEAVPIADLRRQLEVNVIGPVAVTQAFLPLLRKGRGRIVNMGSIAGRAAMPVMGPYSASKFALEALTDALRLEVQQWGIQVSIVEPGAIATPIWTKSGAKAEELESVTSEELKTLYAGVIAGVRTRVAEAAARAISPDAVSDAVVHALTASRPKTRYLVGRDAKVRALMIKLLSDRWSDRLMTWILKLPQ, from the coding sequence ATGAGTCCGCCGATTGATCGAGCCATTGTCATAACCGGGGCGTCGACCGGCATCGGGGCGGCCTGCGCGTGGCATCTCGACCGGCTTGGCTTTACGGTGCTGGCCGGAGTGCGTCGGATCGAGGATGGTGAATCTCTGCGGGCGCAGGGCTCGGCTCGGCTCCAGCCCATGTTACTCGATGTCACCGATGCGGGCTCGATCGAACGGGCGCGGCGGCAGATTGCCGAGCAGGTCGGGCCTCGCGGCTTGGCCGGATTGGTGAATAACGCGGGCATTGCGGTGGCCGGTCCGCTGGAGGCCGTGCCGATTGCCGATCTGCGCCGGCAGCTTGAGGTAAATGTGATCGGGCCGGTCGCGGTGACCCAGGCGTTCCTTCCGCTGCTTCGCAAAGGGCGCGGGCGCATCGTCAACATGGGATCGATAGCGGGGCGGGCGGCGATGCCGGTGATGGGCCCCTACTCGGCCTCGAAGTTTGCGTTGGAAGCATTGACGGATGCCCTGCGCCTCGAAGTGCAGCAGTGGGGAATTCAGGTTTCCATTGTGGAGCCGGGGGCGATTGCCACGCCGATCTGGACGAAGTCCGGTGCGAAGGCCGAAGAACTGGAGTCGGTCACGTCGGAAGAATTGAAGACGTTATATGCCGGAGTGATCGCGGGAGTCCGGACGCGCGTGGCTGAGGCGGCGGCGCGGGCGATTTCCCCCGATGCCGTTTCGGATGCCGTGGTGCATGCCTTGACGGCCTCCCGTCCGAAGACCCGGTATCTTGTCGGAAGGGATGCGAAGGTCCGTGCGCTGATGATCAAGCTGCTCTCGGACCGGTGGTCGGACCGGCTGATGACGTGGATTCTGAAGTTGCCTCAATGA